The following is a genomic window from Drosophila busckii strain San Diego stock center, stock number 13000-0081.31 chromosome 2L, ASM1175060v1, whole genome shotgun sequence.
GAGCCCGTCTGTGGCAGCGACACCGTCACCTATCCCAATGCCTGCGAGCTGAGTTGCGCCACCAAACGCTACGCACGCCAAGGCCGCAGCTTGAGCCAGGCTCGCGCTGGTCCATGCTAAACTACGATCTt
Proteins encoded in this region:
- the LOC108607383 gene encoding serine protease inhibitor dipetalogastin codes for the protein MRLFALIAIALCLLASLLGLARAEEDEICACPRNFEPVCGSDTVTYPNACELSCATKRYARQGRSLSQARAGPC